In Anaerobaca lacustris, the following are encoded in one genomic region:
- a CDS encoding efflux RND transporter periplasmic adaptor subunit produces MSVDRPTFHEAWYRVANLRPRLLSAVKVRRQEFRGQLWHVLENPTNNQFARLDESAYRFVGALDGRRTVAEVWQWCNENLGDAAPTQGEVIHLLGQLHAMNLLYADLPPDAEGLLQRYQRRVRREVLGYLSNLLFIRIPLIDPDPLLNRWVGVVGWLYTWVGFLLWLGLIATGLYFVIGNFGELVAQSADVLDPSNLILLYLTFVVLKVCHEFSHAFACKKFGRLNRSAGEVHTMGVMFLVFFPLPYVDASSAWAFRGKWQRAVVGMSGVLAEVALAAVAAIVWARTSTGTVHIIAYNVIFVASISTLLFNGNPLLRFDAYYVLSDLVEIPNLAQRSKNYLYYLVKRYIWGLKRILNPAHSMGERAWFTVYGPASTAYRVFISIRILLFLNDRLPEELFLLVPLFASAAIIGWLIVPLGRFVKYMATGPELARNRRQAVLSTVGGLALTLGMLGLIRMPDHYRIEGVVEPAELALVHAQTDGFVTAYLASESIASPDGAPLVEAVNPDLDARRKSLLAERRVLEIRQRLAELEEVAAAQILARQIAALDETIARVESELEDLTLRAPFAGVWVAPEIERAMGTYLRRGEKIGFVGTLEALIVRATAGQNVAALIVEQAEPEVQMRVKGRPDATFTGRIEKVFPAGHDILPSEALGFGAGGSMATRPDPRRYQAAAERFFEVRIRPADDTSLLTGQRVVTRIRMKDKPILAQWYESARRLFQRRFRI; encoded by the coding sequence ATGGTACCGCGTGGCCAACCTTCGGCCGCGTCTGCTGTCGGCCGTCAAGGTACGACGTCAGGAGTTTCGCGGGCAGTTGTGGCATGTCCTGGAGAACCCGACGAACAACCAGTTTGCCCGCCTCGATGAGAGTGCCTATCGATTCGTCGGCGCCCTCGACGGCCGGCGAACAGTAGCGGAGGTCTGGCAGTGGTGCAATGAGAACCTCGGTGATGCGGCGCCGACCCAGGGCGAGGTCATCCATCTGCTCGGTCAGCTCCATGCGATGAATCTGCTGTATGCCGACCTTCCACCCGACGCCGAGGGCCTGCTCCAGCGGTATCAACGCCGGGTTCGGCGCGAGGTGCTCGGGTATCTGAGCAACCTGCTGTTCATCCGGATCCCCCTGATCGATCCCGATCCGCTTCTGAATCGCTGGGTGGGCGTGGTCGGCTGGCTCTATACATGGGTCGGGTTCCTCTTGTGGCTCGGCCTGATCGCCACGGGCCTGTACTTCGTGATCGGCAACTTCGGCGAGCTGGTCGCGCAGAGCGCCGACGTGCTGGACCCGAGCAACCTGATTCTTCTGTACCTGACCTTTGTGGTACTCAAGGTCTGCCATGAGTTCAGCCACGCCTTCGCCTGCAAGAAGTTCGGTCGGCTCAATCGCAGTGCCGGCGAAGTGCACACGATGGGTGTGATGTTTTTGGTCTTCTTCCCGCTGCCCTATGTGGACGCCTCCAGTGCGTGGGCCTTTCGCGGCAAGTGGCAGCGGGCCGTGGTCGGAATGTCGGGCGTCCTGGCGGAGGTGGCTCTCGCGGCGGTCGCGGCCATCGTCTGGGCACGAACCTCAACGGGCACGGTTCACATCATCGCCTACAACGTCATCTTCGTCGCCAGTATCTCGACCCTGTTGTTCAACGGCAACCCGCTGCTGCGATTCGACGCCTACTATGTATTGAGCGATCTGGTCGAGATCCCCAACCTCGCCCAGCGGTCGAAGAACTACCTCTATTACCTCGTCAAACGGTACATCTGGGGCCTCAAGAGGATTCTCAACCCGGCGCACTCGATGGGCGAACGCGCGTGGTTTACCGTCTACGGTCCGGCCTCGACCGCCTACCGCGTCTTCATCAGTATCCGGATCCTTCTGTTCCTCAACGATCGATTGCCGGAGGAGCTGTTCCTGCTGGTTCCGTTGTTTGCATCGGCCGCAATCATCGGCTGGCTGATCGTGCCGCTGGGCCGGTTCGTCAAATACATGGCAACAGGTCCGGAGCTGGCTCGCAACCGCCGCCAGGCAGTCCTGTCCACCGTCGGCGGCCTGGCACTGACTCTGGGAATGCTCGGCCTGATTCGTATGCCGGATCACTACCGCATCGAAGGGGTCGTTGAACCGGCCGAGCTGGCGCTGGTTCACGCCCAGACCGATGGCTTTGTGACCGCCTATCTGGCATCGGAGTCCATCGCTTCGCCCGACGGTGCGCCGCTGGTCGAGGCCGTCAATCCGGATCTCGATGCCAGGAGAAAGAGCCTGTTGGCCGAACGCCGGGTCCTGGAGATCCGCCAGCGCCTGGCCGAACTCGAAGAGGTTGCCGCCGCCCAGATCCTGGCCCGACAGATCGCTGCGCTCGACGAGACCATTGCCAGAGTCGAGTCGGAATTGGAGGACCTGACGTTGCGAGCGCCCTTTGCCGGCGTCTGGGTCGCCCCCGAGATTGAACGGGCGATGGGAACGTATCTTCGGCGAGGTGAGAAGATCGGCTTCGTAGGGACCCTTGAGGCCCTGATTGTCCGCGCGACGGCCGGACAGAATGTCGCCGCCTTGATCGTCGAGCAGGCCGAACCTGAGGTACAAATGCGGGTCAAGGGCCGGCCTGATGCGACATTCACCGGGCGAATCGAAAAGGTGTTTCCCGCCGGCCACGACATCTTGCCGTCCGAGGCCCTGGGTTTTGGGGCCGGCGGCAGTATGGCCACCCGACCGGACCCGAGGCGGTACCAGGCCGCTGCCGAGCGATTCTTTGAGGTCCGCATCCGGCCGGCAGATGATACCTCCCTGCTGACCGGCCAACGGGTCGTGACGCGCATCCGCATGAAGGATAAGCCGATTCTGGCCCAGTGGTACGAGTCTGCCCGCAGGCTGTTCCAGAGGAGGTTTCGGATCTGA